The genomic DNA GTCAGGGGTGGGACAGTGAACTCACGCAAATGACCTGCTCCTCAGCGCTCCGCACAGCGCCGCGACGCTACCCCAAGGAACGCGCCTGCGGGAGGGGCAGATGTCTCCGTAAAACATGCCATCTGTGCAGGCCGGTCGTCGAAATCCGGCCAGATGGGCAAGGCTCGGGCGTACTTCTGACCACGGAGTAAGTGACCGGCGCCGGAATCTCCACCGAATCTGAACGCGGCGATCACTCCCGCTCTACGCCGGTACGGGGAAGTTGCTCCGGGCCTGTCCGTGCCTGCCCGGCCCGCCGCTTCGGCTCCCCCGGGGGCCCTCCCACGCGTCCTCGGGCCCTCGCGCGCCCGGCAGGCCCCTCACCCGTCCTCGCGGCCGCCGATCCCGCGGTGGAGCCGGTCGCCGCCCGCCAGGATCGCCGCTGCCAGCGCGTCCGCCGCCTCCTGTGCGGCGTCCCGGCGGCGGCCGTGCAGGAGGACGAAGTCGACATCGCCCAGCTCCGGAAGACCCGCCCTGGCCGGCACCGGGACCAGCCCCGGAGGGATCAGTCCCCGGGTGTGGGCCATCACCCCGAGGCCGGCGCGGGCCGCCGCGATCAGCCCGCTCAGGCTCGTACTCGTGCACGCGATCCGCCAGGACCGGCCGTGCTCCTCCAGGACCTCCAGGGCGCGGGCCCGGGTGATGCCCGGCGGCGGGAAGACGATCAGCGGAATCGGGCGTTCCGGGTCGATCCGCAGCTGCGGGGCGCCGATCCAGGTCAGCGCGTCCTGCCAGACCAGCTCGCCGTGCGTGTCACCGGTGCGCCGCTTGGCCAGCACCAGATCCAGGCGCCCCGCCGCCAGCTGCCGGTGCAGCGTCCCGGACAGCTCCACGGTCAGTTCCAGTTCGACCTCCGGGTGCTCGCGGCGGAAGGACTCCAGGATCTCCGGCAGCCGGGTGAGGACGAAGTCCTCGGAGGCGCCGAAGCGCAGCCTGCCGCGCAGCCGGGTGCCGGTGAAGAACGCCGCGGCCCGCTCGTGCGCCTGAAGGATCGTCCGGGCGAAGCCGAGCATCGCCTCGCCGTCCTCGGTGAGATCGACCCGGTGGGTGTCGCGGGCGAACAGCTGACGCCCCGTCGCCTCCTCCAGACGCCGCACATGCTGGCTCACCGTGGACTGCCGCACGCCGAGCCTGCGGGCGGCCTGGGTGAAGCTCAGGGTCTGGGCGACGGCGAGGAACGTACGGAGCTGGGCGGGGTCGTACATGGGTGCCACGCTATCGCGAACCGTGATGACAGTAAGAGCGGTATACCGGATTCCCGATGGCGATGATCAAGAGCAGCATGGAGACGGCACGACCTGACCGAGAGACACGTGGAGCACATGAGCCGCCGCACCCTGAAGCTGCCGTCCTGGCTGCCGATCGACCTGTACATACTCGCGCTGATCGGCACGGTGGTGCTCGCGGCACTGCTGCCCGCGTCCGGCCGGGCCGCCGATGTGGCCGGCGGGGCCTCCACCGGAGCGGTGGCCCTGCTCTTCTTCCTCTACGGGGCCCGCCTCTCGACCGGGGAGGCGCTCGACGGCCTGCGGCACTGGCGGCTCCATCTCACCGTCCTGATCTGCACCTTCGTCGCCTTTCCGCTGCTGGGACTGGCGAGCAAGGGCCTGGTCCCGTATGTGCTGACCCCGCAGCTCCAGGCCGGATTCCTCTTCCTGTGCCTGGTGCCGTCCACCATCCAGTCCTCGATCGCCTTCACCTCGATGGCCAGGGGCAACGTGCCCGCGGCGATCTGCGCGGGCTCCTTCTCCAGCATCGCCGGGATCTTCCTCACCCCGCTGCTCGCCGCACTGCTGCTCGGGGGTACCGGAGGCGGATTCTCGGCCGACTCGCTGCTGAAGATCGTCCTTCAGCTGCTCGTGCCGTTCATCGCCGGACAGCTGACGCGCCGCTGGATCAGCGGCTTCCTCGTCCGGCACAAGAAGGTCCTCGGCCATGTCGACCGCGGCTCGATCCTGCTGGTCGTGTACACCGCGTTCAGCGAGGGCATGGTCGCCGGTGTCTGGCACCAGGTGACACCGGCCCGGCTCGGGGCGCTGCTGGCCGCCGAAGCGGTGCTGCTGGCCTTGATGCTCTCGCTGACCTGGTACGGGGCGAAGCGGCTCGGCTTCGACCGGGGGGACCGGATCGCCATCCAGTTCGCCGGGTCGAAGAAGAGCCTGGCCGCCGGGCTGCCGATGGCGAGCGTCCTGTTCGGGGCCCAGGCGAGTCTGGCCGTGCTGCCGCTGATGCTGTTCCACCAGATGCAGCTGATGGTCTGCGCGGTGATCGCGAAGCGCCGCTCGCAGGACGGCGAACCCGACCAGGACCGCGAACCGGGCCAGGACGGCGAACCCGACCAGGACCGCGAACCGGGCCAGGACCGGGACTGCGAGCCCGACGGGGACCAGGGTCGGGCTTCGGCGGATCAGCTGCCCTCGGCCGCCGGGCAGGGCTGACCTCCACCGGCCCCTCCGCCGTCCGGCCCGGCCCGCGCGCGGCGGACGGGCGCCTCAGTCCCGGGGGGCCGGCTCCTCCAGGATGATGCGGTGCTCACCCGCGTACACGTTCATGGAGGGACCCCGGAGAAAACCGACCAGGGTCAGTCCGCTCTCGGCTGCCAGGTCCACGGCCAGCGAGGACGGCGCGGACACGGCCGCGAGCATCGGGATCCCCGCCATCACCGCCTTCTGCACCAGTTCGAACGACGCCCGGCCCGACACCAGCAGGATGGCCCGGGAGAGCGGCAGCCGGCCGTCCGTCAGCGCCCGCCCCACCAGCTTGTCGACCGCGTTGTGCCGGCCCACGTCCTCGCGGATGTCGAGCAGGTCGCCCTCCTGCGAGAAGAGCGCCGCCGCGTGCAGACCGCCGGTCCGGTCGAAGACCCGCTGTGATGCGCGCAGCCGGCCGGGGAGTCCGGAGAGCAGTCCGGGGGTGACGCGGACCGGGGGAGCGTCGGCGACGGGGTGCCGGGTCGTGGTGCGTACCGCGTCCAGGCTCGCCTTGCCGCACAGGCCGCACGACGAGGTCGTGTAGACATGGCGTTCCAGGGTGATGTCGGGCACCACGACACCGGGCGCGAGCTGTACGTCGACCACGTTGTACGTGTTCACGCCGTCCGCCGTCGCCCCGGCGCAGTACACGATCGACCGGACCTCGGAACCCTCGCCGATCACGCCCTCGCTCACCAGGAAGCCCGCGGCGAGCGCGAAATCGTCGCCCGGGGTGCGCATCGTGATGGCGAGCGGCTTGCCGTTCAGCCGGATCTCCAGCGGTTCCTCCGCGACGAGCGTGTCGGGCCGGGTGGAGAGCACCCCGTCCCGGATGCGGATGGTGCGGCGGCGCTCGGTGGCCCGTCCCATAGCCGTAACCCGATTCTG from Streptomyces sp. NBC_00654 includes the following:
- a CDS encoding LysR substrate-binding domain-containing protein, which produces MAPMYDPAQLRTFLAVAQTLSFTQAARRLGVRQSTVSQHVRRLEEATGRQLFARDTHRVDLTEDGEAMLGFARTILQAHERAAAFFTGTRLRGRLRFGASEDFVLTRLPEILESFRREHPEVELELTVELSGTLHRQLAAGRLDLVLAKRRTGDTHGELVWQDALTWIGAPQLRIDPERPIPLIVFPPPGITRARALEVLEEHGRSWRIACTSTSLSGLIAAARAGLGVMAHTRGLIPPGLVPVPARAGLPELGDVDFVLLHGRRRDAAQEAADALAAAILAGGDRLHRGIGGREDG
- a CDS encoding bile acid:sodium symporter family protein, whose protein sequence is MSRRTLKLPSWLPIDLYILALIGTVVLAALLPASGRAADVAGGASTGAVALLFFLYGARLSTGEALDGLRHWRLHLTVLICTFVAFPLLGLASKGLVPYVLTPQLQAGFLFLCLVPSTIQSSIAFTSMARGNVPAAICAGSFSSIAGIFLTPLLAALLLGGTGGGFSADSLLKIVLQLLVPFIAGQLTRRWISGFLVRHKKVLGHVDRGSILLVVYTAFSEGMVAGVWHQVTPARLGALLAAEAVLLALMLSLTWYGAKRLGFDRGDRIAIQFAGSKKSLAAGLPMASVLFGAQASLAVLPLMLFHQMQLMVCAVIAKRRSQDGEPDQDREPGQDGEPDQDREPGQDRDCEPDGDQGRASADQLPSAAGQG
- the fdhD gene encoding formate dehydrogenase accessory sulfurtransferase FdhD codes for the protein MGRATERRRTIRIRDGVLSTRPDTLVAEEPLEIRLNGKPLAITMRTPGDDFALAAGFLVSEGVIGEGSEVRSIVYCAGATADGVNTYNVVDVQLAPGVVVPDITLERHVYTTSSCGLCGKASLDAVRTTTRHPVADAPPVRVTPGLLSGLPGRLRASQRVFDRTGGLHAAALFSQEGDLLDIREDVGRHNAVDKLVGRALTDGRLPLSRAILLVSGRASFELVQKAVMAGIPMLAAVSAPSSLAVDLAAESGLTLVGFLRGPSMNVYAGEHRIILEEPAPRD